The Silene latifolia isolate original U9 population chromosome X, ASM4854445v1, whole genome shotgun sequence genome contains the following window.
gcgctcttttttttttttttttggtgaaatgtaagaattCCATTAATAACCGTAACAAAAGTTACAACACCGTTTTTTTGGTTACACAACAATTTCAATTCCTAAGAAGGAATCTACATATGCAATTTAACACTACTTAGCCACATAACATCTCGATTTACTAAATTAGGCTGAAGACGTGAACTAACTCGCATTTTAAGTAACTTCATTATCTGTGAGACAACTAGAGTAGGCCTAAGAATACAGCCAGCAACTCTAGCCTGATTACGCTGGATCCAGATGTGATATTGTGCTGCAAGAACAGCACACAGCAGGACCCCTTTCTTCAACTTTGAATGTTGTCCAGAAGCTATCAGGTATACCAAGTCAGTTGTAGGAAGAGCAACATCCAACAGTTGACCAAGCTCATCAAAGATCTTCCTTGCATATTCACATGTCTGAAACAAGTGAATATGATTTTCTATCCCCGTGCCACATAATAAGCAGTCAGCATCAGCAGCTATACCTAGTGACAGCAGCCTCTCCTTGAGAAGAAGAGCCTCTCTAGCCACAAGCCAAGCTATAAATTGATGTTTAGGGATGCACCAAGTATTCCATATCTGTTTGTGCCATGTTACAGTCTGGAATTTCTGTCTAAGAAGCTCATAACCACTTTGAATTGTATAGCCTTTAGTATCTAACACCCATTACCCATTGGAATAACCAGCAGCCAGTTTATCTTTGATCCTACAAACTGACTTCCAACCCCAACTGATGTCAGTCCCAGGTTGTTAATCATCCCAGCATTAGCCCTTTAAGTAGATTTGATTAACCCACTTCACCCAAAGTCTGTCTGGATTGTAATAAATCCACCATACTAATTTACCCATAGCTGCAATGTTCCAGACATGACTGTCTCTAAGTCCTAGTCCCCCCTCAGACTTGGGGGAGCAGATTTTCTCCCAACTCACTCTTGGACATCTGATAAAGTCAGCCCCTCCATCCCATAGATAATTCCTACATATGGAATTGACTTTGTTGAGCACACCCTTAGGTATAACAAAGATATTCACCCAGTAGTTGTAAAGAGGAGTGAGGACAGAGGACACTAACACCAATCTCCCAGAGTATGACAATTTTTTGGAACCAAAACTTCTTATGCGAGTGATTAGTTTCTCCACCAGAATACTACAATCCATTTTAGACATTCTGCCACAGGTAATGGGGACTCCAAGATACCTGAATGGCAGAAGGCCTTCTTGAACCCCAGAAATTTGTAGTCTCTCATGCTTAACAGCACTAGGGACCCCATTAAAAAAAAGCATTAGTCTTGGTAGGATTCATTTGGAGACCAGAGGCATGAGAAAAGGTGGAGAATGATCTCAAAATAACCATAATAGACTTCACATCTCCTTTGCAGAATAGTAatagatcatcagcaaacatcaggtGGGACAATCTCAAGGGACTACAAAGAGGATGGAATTTGAAAGGAAATGTAGCAGTGGTATAGGCTAAGATCCTACTCAAATACTCCATAGCAATAGTGAAAAGAAGGGGAGACAGGGGGTCTCCTGCCCCAGACCTTTAGCCCCCTTGAAATGTCCAAAAGACTCACCATTAAGAACAAGAGAATATGAAGCAGTTCTTGTGCACTCCATGATTAGATGAATAAAGAAAGGAGGAAAATTCAAGTAGGTAAGAATTTGTTCCAAGAAATCCCAATTAACTGAGTCATAGGCTTTTTTTAAGTCAACTTTGAGCATAAACCTAGGTGACACAGACTTCCTCTTATAACATCTAATCGCATCCTGACAAATTAGGATATTCTCCACTATACTTCGACCTTTAATAAACCCACCCTAGCTATCACTAATAATATGAGGAAGAATTTGAGCTAGCCTGTTGCACAACAACTTAGAAATACACTTATACACTACATTGCAACAAGAAATGGGTCTAAATTGTGTAACATTTTTGGGCAAGTCACATTTAGGGATTAAGGTAACAAGAGTATGATTAAGCTGTTTTAAAAGCTGACCATTGTGGAAAAAATCATGAATAGCCTCACACACAGAAGGACCCACAATGTCCCAGGAATCCCTAAAAAACCCACTggagtacccatcaggtccagcAGCCTTATGGGGGAAATAGAAAATAATACCTGTTTTATCTCCTCATTGTTGATGGGAGAAAGCAGGATAGCATGATGATCCTAAGAACAAAGATTACCCAGCTGAACCACATGTTGAGATACTTTTGTAACAGATGAGCTGGTGCCAAGTAAATCAGTGTAGAAATCAATAAAAGCATTCTGAATTTGAGTAATATCTTCACACAGCACACCCTTAGTATCctcaattttcataattttactCCTCACTTGCCTTGTTTTGATCACACTGTGGAAGTATCTATTGTTGGTGTCACCTTTATCCACCCATGTGACTTTGGATTTATGAACTAAAAAGGTATAGCAAGCATCCTCCAAAAATCTCACACTGCTAGCAGCTTCAATTTCCATATGAATTAGATCAGGATTGTTGGGATCAATCCTTAACTTCTCCTGAATGGATTCAAGATACATCCTAGCCCTGGCAGCATTGTTCTCAATATCATCAAAGTCATTCCTATTGAGACTCTTAAGTGGCCCTTTTAGATTTTTAAGCTTATGAACTAACTTGTACATTTTGGTCCCAGGCCCATTTTTACTCCAATGCTCTTGGACACAAGATTTGAAATCAACAGATTGACTCCACATGTTGAGGTATTTGAAGCTTCTCCTCTTCTTAGGTCCATCACATTGTTCTTGCACCACACAAGGTGTATGATCAAACGTGCCTTCACAATAAAAATGAGCATAGGCAAGAGAATTTTCAGTGAGCCACATTTGATTAACTAAAACTCTGTCAAGACGGCTATAAACTCTGGTGGTAGGATCTTGCTTGTTGCACCAAGTATAAAGAGATCCAGAAGCTGGACAATCCATCACTTCACACTCATCAACACATTGTTTAAAATCAGCAATTTCTTCCTCTGTGCTGTGGCCACCCAGTCTTTCAGTGGGACTAAGGACAGTGTTGAAATCACCACAAATAACCCAAGGTCCCTGAGTCAGATTTTTAATTTGAGAAAGCTTTACCCACAACTCTTTCCTTTCTTGAGTCCCATTATAAGCATATACCATAGTAAGAGTAAACTGAGACTTAGACTCCAAGTCCGTAGCTACTAAGTGAATAAATTGAGCATCATAAAGAAGAATTTGAACATTGAACATAGCAGGATTCCAAATAATCCACACTCTACCTCCCTGATGAAGGTGAGTGTTAGTAGTGATACACCAAGAGTTGCAGAAGTTGTTTTTAACAGCATTTAGAGACAAAGGCTtgacctttgtctcaaggaggcCAAACAGTCCTatctgatgatgatgaagaaaacTTTTGATGCTATTTTGTTTAGAAGGACTGTTCAACCCCCTCACATTCCAGAACCCCCAATTATGCATTACCCCCATATGGAGGTAATACACTACCAATTGTCCCAATTCCTACTTTAGGGGTCAAGTTGTTCAGAGTTTCCAAAAGATTATGGGAACCAAACTGCATAGCCTGATGTCCAGTCTCTACAATTTCTTGCCTACTCAGATGAATAATCTTGCGAGCAGGAGTATTAGCCATGTGGTACTTCCCATTTATAGACCATGAAACTTCAAAATTATTGGGTTTTTCAACAGGGGTACTTACAGAGATATCCTCTTGAATTGTGGGATGAGGTGACACAACAGTGACAGTGACAGCAGGTTTCTGAGTCTGCTTAGGTCGCCATTGCTTTTTCCCCACCTGGTTAACAGTCTTCTGAGGGATATCTTTCTTACCATCCTTCTTGCCTTTCCTACACTTAGCAGCTTCATGGCCTACCCCTTGGCACTGAGTGCAGAGGAATGGCTTCCATTCAAACTCCACTTTCAGAGAAATGGTACTTCCATCCACATCACGGAATTTGACTGACTCAGGGATAGATTGACCAAAAGGAACATCAATCATCACTCTGGCAAAACTAAGACGAGTTTTCCCTTGGGTAGCATCATCACATCTAACAAATTTGCCCATAATACCAGCAATTCTAGGTAAACACTTCCCCCAAAACTTAAGAGGAAGGTTAAAAATTTTGACCCATACTGGTACTTCTTTGATATCTTCTTTCTCCAGGGCTACTCCTTCATCCCAAGGGAAAACAATTAATGGCTTATTGTCAAACAAAAAGTGACCTTGTTGCAGGATCTGTTGACGGGCTTGACTAGTGCGAAAACGTACCAGGAAAACTCCATTGGCACAGAATGAGATCTTATCAATGGGATAATTGGACCATAAGCGCTTGAGAAAACCTTCAAATACTTCAACAGGCGGATTTGCACCAAGGATAAACCCATACACAGAATTTTTTCAATATTCTAACTCTTCTTTCACATCTTCATCTGAGAACTACAGCAAGTCAGAGGGTTCCTCCGGAATGGTAGCCAACGGTTGCTTCCCACGGCGTCTGGTTTGAGTAACCCACTCTTCAGTAAGGGCTAAAGAATCCAGATCATACGGGGGTATTCCGACCAATTGATTAACATCCGCCGTCTTCTGAACTTGCTCACAATCAGGGCCACCAACTACAACGGTA
Protein-coding sequences here:
- the LOC141620234 gene encoding uncharacterized protein LOC141620234, encoding MSIDCTDPIQFPPLVSNPPIQLPNNQASSSVSSSTTVVVGGPDCEQVQKTADVNQLVGIPPYDLDSLALTEEWVTQTRRRGKQPLATIPEEPSDLLQARQQILQQGHFLFDNKPLIVFPWDEGVALEKEDIKEVPVWVKIFNLPLKFWGKCLPRIAGIMGKFVRCDDATQGKTRLSFARVMIDVPFGQSIPESVKFRDVDGSTISLKVEFEWKPFLCTQCQGVGHEAAKCRKGKKDGKKDIPQKTVNQVGKKQWRPKQTQKPAVTVTVVSPHPTIQEDISVSTPVEKPNNFEVSWSINGKYHMANTPARKIIHLSRQEIVETGHQAMQFGSHNLLETLNNLTPKVGIGTIGSIGLFGLLETKVKPLSLNAVKNNFCNSWCITTNTHLHQGGRVWIIWNPAMFNVQILLYDAQFIHLVATDLESKSQFTLTMVYAYNGTQERKELWVKLSQIKNLTQGPWVICGDFNTVLSPTERLGGHSTEEEIADFKQCVDECEVMDCPASGSLYTWCNKQDPTTRVYSRLDRVLVNQMWLTENSLAYAHFYCEGTFDHTPCVVQEQCDGPKKRRSFKYLNMWSQSVDFKSCVQEHWSKNGPGTKMYKLVHKLKNLKGPLKSLNRNDFDDIENNAARARMYLESIQEKLRIDPNNPDLIHMEIEAASSVRFLEDACYTFLVHKSKVTWVDKGDTNNRYFHSVIKTRQVRSKIMKIEDTKGVLCEDITQIQNAFIDFYTDLLGTSSSVTKVSQHVVQLGNLCS
- the LOC141620232 gene encoding uncharacterized protein LOC141620232 yields the protein MLFFNGVPSAVKHERLQISGVQEGLLPFRYLGVPITCGRMSKMDCSILVEKLITRIRSFGSKKLSYSGRLVLVSSVLTPLYNYWVNIFVIPKGVLNKVNSICRNYLWDGGADFIRCPRVSWEKICSPKSEGGLGLRDSHVWNIAAMDTKGYTIQSGYELLRQKFQTVTWHKQIWNTWCIPKHQFIAWLVAREALLLKERLLSLGIAADADCLLCGTGIENHIHLFQTCEYARKIFDELGQLLDVALPTTDLVYLIASGQHSKLKKGVLLCAVLAAQYHIWIQRNQARVAGCILRPTLVVSQIMKLLKMRVSSRLQPNLVNRDVMWLSSVKLHM